GCTCCGgcggttagggtcagaggaaggagCACTGCATCTGCAGTTGTTGCcagaatggaacagaactgagtaGAATTGCATTGGGTTGAATTGTTTTTCTTACACAGCCTGTAGTCAAAACTCATCCCCAATCCCAGGACAAAGGCTGTCGGCTGAGAGGCAGTGGGCCATTTATTGGCTCTGATCGACAAGAGTCAGTTTCCCTTACACCAGGTCCAACatgtctccctcctccttcccagccctccagcccctggccccAGCTCCTCAACGCCAATCAAGTTTGAACTCTGGTGGGATCCAAAAGACACAGGGTAGCTGGAGTTGAGGattcaaaaattttaaagtgcAATAACATAGCTTATCAGAACCTGAGCAGACCCTCCATGACCTAGCAAAGTTGGAACAGAAGGGTGCTGCAGGGTTGCAAGTTGTGGGGACAGATGAAGCAACATGGTCTCTGTAGCCCAGGATGGAAAGGAATCTGCTCATACTCTCTTTGGCAGGCAGAGTTTCATCTTACTGAAATTATCCTGGACCCATTTGACTGTCTTCAATACACAGCTCTCTCTGCCCTTCTTCAGCTTCAATCTGTGAGCAAAGAACAAAGGAGAGGTTGGAGTCACCTACTGGGTACCATGCATAAATCCAGTCTCCACCACTTTTCCCCATGTATCCCTAAtttctctctctgggcctcactggTCTCCTCTATAAAATAAAGTCATTGCATAAGAGCTGTAGCCTCTTCCCTGTCTGACTGTGTGAGATTACCATTCAGTGTGTTGGGTGGAGCTGAAGACACTGCAGACATTTCGATAATTAGCTGGGATAGAAAATTCCTGTCCTAGAACAGCTCAGAGGAACCCTCTACTCCAACTTTTAATGTTTCTGTGTCCACTCAAGACCCTCAGTTACTGCTTTGGACTCAtaataatatgtgtgtgtgtgtgtgtgtgtgtgtgtttcatctgCCCATGCAGTCCCTAGAGAGTAGCATCCTTTGGgaaatgcaaacagttaatgtgctcggctgctgaccaaaaggttcgtagttcaaatccacccagaagtgccttggaagaaagatttggtgatctacttccaaaaaatcagtcactgaaagccctatggaggacagttttactctcacactcttggggtcgctgtgagtcagagctgacttgatggtaaaTGATGGTGGTGGTATTGCCCACCTCCTAAACGTGCTATTGTCCGATCTATAGTCCAACTCTGCTCCTTACCATCAGGGTGACCACGGACAAATCTCTCTACCTCCCTGAACTTCAGTTTTCATCATGACAAAAATGTCTCCCCAAGAGTGTTAGGCAAGATAATATACCTGACAGTGCCCTGCAAAGGCGAAGCAGTATATGCCAGCTACCTCCGTGAAGCCTCATAATGACTCTGTGAAGCAGGTATCATTTTTAATGCACTTCACAGATAAGAGACTCAGAGGAGTGCACAGATAATGAGGTGCAGAGGAGTTACCTGTCCAAGTTACCTGTCCCTATAGGTTGGCAAATCAAGAGGCAGGAACTAATCATGACGCCTCGGTCTTTCCACTACACAGCCATGCTTGATGCTTTTCTTAAGCAATTCCTTCCTCTGGGCATATAATACTAGGATATGATACTTGATGCCTTGTTGGCCCAGGAAACACAAATTAACTGCAGGATCCCAGGCACATCCTTCCGTGCTCTCCCCCTAGTGCCCAAACTCAGCTCAGCCTCCAGGCTTTGGGCTGGGTTCAGAAACTTTATTCTGGTGGGACATCGCCATCTAGTGTTCACTATTCTAACTCCAGGTTGGTCAGAGGTGGAGTCAGGGATTGAACACAGGACTCACATTAAGGCATCGTAGGGGCAGGTGGAGCTGGTGTTTTTATAACACTGGATATTCTTCAGGGAAATACTTTTGTTCATAAACTTGTAGCAGCAGTTGGAGGACGACACATGCACTAGAAGAGAAGCACAAAAGATGGTTTGGACCCATTTCTCAGCCTGGACCCAGTTTGCCTCACCCGTAGGATGAATAATAAAGAGAGACCCCTCCTGGGACAGGTTCAAGTTTTGGGACCACATCCAGAGGACCCTGGAGCAGCTCTAAGTCATCAACCACCTGGTTCTGTGGTTAGGTGAAGAATCAGGAGCCTGGGGTTCGAATCTCAGCTTCCCACAACTGGCTGTATGGTCTTGATCAAGACCAGCCCTCATTCTGGGCCTCAGAGatcccatttataaaatgggactTTTTAGGCTGGTTTCTAAAGGCTCTTCCCATTCTGGCATCCCACCATGAGTGCGTGGTTCTGCCCCAATATTCTGGTTCAGGGCTCTGGATCCCACCCCTGGGGGGCGCATAGTGGGTCTGATATGTGAAAGACAACTGCAGTTCCACAGCCCACAGTCCACAAGTCTGGAGGTGGGTTAAGAGCTGGTGAAGGAGTTCAAACTGACGAAATGACAAGGGATGGGCCCCCGGGAACTAACCAACCCTCCATCCCTTCTCTTGAATTCTCCCCTTCCTGGGTCCTCAGCTCTTTCCTGGCCTGCAATCTCCACTCTGCTAGTTTATACCCTCCCCTCCATAAGAGACTTTCACTCCAACCCTGACTCTTTCCTCACAGTTTTGCTGTTTAAAAAGTCCTTTCACATCTGCTATGAGGTCAGTATTCTTATAATAGCCTTGGAAGGTGGGCATTATccatcccattttgcagatgaaggaaCCAGACTTTGAGAagtaaagtgacttgcccaaatgTTAGACTCCTGACTTCAGACCTTGCAGGTTTTCAATCTATCCTGTTTCTCTGGATCTCAGGCCTCCCAGCTTGGCCTAAATGACCTTACAgtcctgccctccccaccccattgGTCTGCAGGATCTGAGTTAGCTcagaaatcaaacctgttgccatcaagtcaattccaactcaaggcaaccccatgtgttacagaataggaacagaaaagaactgctccatagggtgttttgtattgtttggttgtaatatttacaaaagcagatcaccacctCTTTCTTCTCTGGTGCTGCTGGGtttgtttgaaccaccaacctttgtctTAGTTGAGCCACCCAGGATCAGCTCAGAGCCTCCTTTATCTGAAGCTAGACCTTCAGCTCTCTGCATTTGCTGCAGATTCATTGTTCTCCTATTAGCCTCCTGCTCCCACCCCATACAAATTCCTCCTCTTCTGGTGGAATTCTTCCCAGAGGAGCGGGGTTGGAATCAATGAGCTCAGGGTGACCCTGTCCCCAGACCCAAAGCATCTGCCCAGGTTTCCACGCTCCCTAGGAAAAAGCAAAGTGACTCCAGCCACACTTACTACTTTTGCTGTCCACGGCTTGAGTCCACATCCCAGCCAACAGCAGACACACCAGGGCCACGGTGATGAGCTTCATCTCAAGCAGTCTGGTTCAGGCCTCCCTGGAGCTGCTTCAAGAGTCAGGCGAAGCTAAGAGCTCTCCCCTGTCCGTCCCACATGGCCTGGAGCTTTTATTAGAAGGTtaaggaggtgggggtgggattTCCTAGGCCAGTGAGGAGGTGGGGAAGTCACAGGGAGAAGGGACGGTGAGCCAATGGAAAACTCCTTTCCCCACCACTCCTGGATGGTGTGCCTGAGATGTGAGGAAGCTTCCTGTGTTCGAGGGCAGATAAGAATCTTGAAAAAGTGAGTGGGAGCTGTCCTGGCTGAGTGGGAAGTGGAGAAAAGTGAGTGAGAGGAAGTGACTCTTTCTCTGTGGCTTCTCTAACCCCACGTCTTTCCATGCAGGGAACATGGCAACATGGAACATACACTGGACCTGGACTCTGATACACCTGCTTTTGAATTCAAGATCTGAAAACTAGCAATTGAGGAAACTTGTCCATGTCACAGATCCAAAATAGAAATAGTAACACAAGTCTCAAGGGCATGcaatgagaattaaataagatccTTTATGTCAAGCACCTGGcatttgttgcattttttttttctttcattcaatcAACACTTTCCAACAGCTTACTCTCTACTAGGTCCTTGGCTAGCCCCAGGAAAGCAGTTATTAATGGGACACAGTCTCTGGCCTCCACTGGCTCCTACTGGTCTCACAGATAAACAAGTAAAGGCCACTCGGTGCAAGGACAGCAGTAGATGTGCCATGTGGAGGGACACAGGGGCATTGGAAAGGTCCCCCCGAGAAATGTCCTTTAAGCAGAATCTCCTGTGCGCTGAAGTGGGAGGGGACATTCTAAGTAGAGGAAGGGGCTTGTGTAGAGACAATGAGGCATAAAGGTGCCCACTTTGTTCAGACTCATCTGGTAAAACTGGGTGTGGGGTGTAAGGAGAGTGACAGGAgtgaagaagtggctggtgagggATGCAGCTCTGCAGTGACGGAGTGGCCGGAACAGAAAGACGTTGTGTGCAAAGCTTGGAATAAGCAGCATGTGGTGGGCACTCAAGGAAAAGAAGCAGAGTCAATGCGGGTATTAAAATCACAAGGTCCGTGTGCACTGCATAGTCATCAAGGGTtgcctactgtcttagttatctgttgttgttgttaggagctgtctagtcagttcagtgtcatagtgatcctatgtacaacagaataaaacactgcctggtcctgtgccatcctcacaattgttgttacacttgagcctattgttgcagccactgtgtcaatccatctcattaagggtcttcctctttttccctgaccctctattttaccaagtgtgatgtccttttccagggactgatcccttctgataacatgtccaaagtatgtaagacgtagtcttgccatttttgcttctaaggagcattctggttgtactt
The window above is part of the Elephas maximus indicus isolate mEleMax1 chromosome 19, mEleMax1 primary haplotype, whole genome shotgun sequence genome. Proteins encoded here:
- the CCL1 gene encoding C-C motif chemokine 1, translated to MKLITVALVCLLLAGMWTQAVDSKSMHVSSSNCCYKFMNKSISLKNIQCYKNTSSTCPYDALILKLKKGRESCVLKTVKWVQDNFSKMKLCLPKRV